One Meles meles chromosome 11, mMelMel3.1 paternal haplotype, whole genome shotgun sequence DNA segment encodes these proteins:
- the LOC123953341 gene encoding stathmin-2-like, translated as MAKTAMAYKEKMKELSMLSLICSCFYPEPHNINIYTYDDMEVKQINKRASGQAFELILKPPSPISEAAWTLASPKKKDLSLEEIQKKLEAAEERRKSQEAQGLKQLVEKREHEREVLQKALEENHNFSKMVEEKLILKMEQIKENREANLAAIIECLQEKERHAAEVCRNKELQVELSG; from the coding sequence ATGGCTAAAACAGCAATGGCctacaaggaaaaaatgaaggagcTGTCCATGCTGTCACTGATCTGCTCTTGCTTTTACCCTGAACCTCACAACATCAACATCTATACTTATGATGATATGGAAGTGAAGCAAATCAACAAACGTGCCTCTGGCCAGGCTTTTGAGCTGATCCTGAAGCCACCATCTCCCATCTCAGAAGCCGCATGGACTTtagcttctccaaagaagaaagacCTGTCTCTGGAGGAGATCCAGAAAAAACTGGAGGCtgcagaggaaagaagaaagtctCAGGAGGCCCAGGGGCTGAAGCAATTGGTAGAGAAGAGGGAACATGAGCGAGAAGTCCTTCAGAAGGCTTTGGAGGAGAACCACAACTTCAGCAAAATGGTGGAGGAAAAGCTGATCCTGAAAATGgaacaaattaaagaaaaccgTGAGGCTAATCTAGCTGCTATTATTGAATGTCTGCAGGAAAAGGAGAGGCATGCTGCCGAGGTGTGCAGGAACAAGGAGCTGCAGGTTGAACTTTCTGGCTGA